One segment of Chthoniobacterales bacterium DNA contains the following:
- a CDS encoding alpha-amylase family glycosyl hydrolase, with translation MPGSINNREVREVFEGALTLQSKRVMVDGRAVDVAMPFPSPEDWRDQWIYFLMVDRFNNPSAPPKHAPFDGTHGVFQGGTLNGVRQKLDYLKELGVGAIWLSPVQKNCQYNPFTFHGYGIQDFLEIDPRFASDPVAAKADPKPAEDELRALVDEAHARGIYVIFDIVLNHAGDVFEYVLNDGRRAAETDFRDQPYTINWRDETGRGRPDWTEAPADPPRDAAIWPAELRRNDAFRRKGRGGEAGGDFSSLKEMVTDLQVVDDAIGRHFPVRNALIRAYQYLIAKFDVDGFRIDTLKYIEPEFAQSFGNSMREFALAIGKKNFFTFGEVYDNEEQITRFIGRQATEQGDLVGVDAALDFPLFFKLPGMAKGQTPPAEVVQMFEHRKELERGVISSHGEASRFFVTFLDNHDQQERFYFSGEDAPGRFEDQLILGIGCLFTLQGIPCLYYGTEQGLHGRGNGDAAVREALWGKPNAFDEQTELYGKVQRLAAVRGAQPALRYGRQYFRPISSRGGAQFGISPFSPGVLAFSRILNDQEILVVANCNTEASWTGEVIVDFSLNPAGSTYEVLFTNKTVAGAAAPGPVVERSAGSIEIHEVNGSITNGPTRVLSLTLREMEIQILGKRS, from the coding sequence ATGCCTGGGTCCATAAACAACCGTGAGGTGCGGGAAGTCTTTGAAGGAGCGCTGACGCTGCAATCAAAGCGGGTGATGGTCGATGGCAGGGCGGTCGATGTGGCGATGCCGTTTCCGTCGCCGGAGGATTGGCGGGACCAGTGGATTTATTTTTTGATGGTCGATCGGTTCAACAATCCGAGTGCGCCGCCGAAGCATGCGCCGTTCGATGGAACGCATGGGGTGTTTCAGGGAGGGACGCTGAATGGAGTCCGCCAAAAGCTCGATTATCTGAAGGAGCTTGGGGTGGGGGCGATCTGGCTTTCGCCGGTGCAGAAGAATTGCCAATACAATCCGTTCACGTTTCACGGATACGGAATCCAGGATTTCCTAGAGATCGATCCGCGGTTCGCGTCGGATCCGGTGGCGGCGAAGGCAGACCCGAAGCCGGCGGAAGACGAGTTGCGCGCGCTGGTGGATGAGGCGCATGCGCGCGGCATCTACGTGATCTTCGACATCGTGCTCAATCATGCGGGCGATGTCTTCGAGTATGTCCTGAATGATGGACGCCGCGCGGCGGAGACGGATTTTCGGGATCAGCCTTACACGATCAACTGGCGCGATGAGACGGGGCGCGGCCGGCCGGATTGGACGGAAGCTCCCGCGGATCCGCCGCGAGACGCCGCGATTTGGCCGGCGGAGCTGCGGCGCAATGATGCTTTCCGGCGCAAAGGCCGCGGCGGAGAGGCGGGCGGCGATTTTTCTTCGCTCAAGGAAATGGTCACGGACCTTCAAGTGGTTGACGACGCGATCGGACGGCATTTCCCGGTGCGTAACGCGCTGATCCGCGCCTACCAGTATCTGATCGCGAAATTCGACGTGGACGGTTTCCGGATCGACACGCTGAAATACATCGAGCCGGAGTTCGCGCAGTCTTTTGGCAACTCCATGCGCGAATTTGCGCTCGCGATCGGCAAGAAAAACTTCTTCACCTTCGGCGAGGTTTACGACAACGAAGAGCAGATCACGCGATTCATCGGCCGGCAGGCGACCGAGCAGGGCGATCTCGTAGGAGTGGATGCTGCGCTCGATTTCCCTCTTTTTTTCAAACTCCCGGGCATGGCGAAAGGACAAACGCCGCCGGCGGAAGTGGTTCAGATGTTCGAGCATCGCAAAGAGCTGGAGCGGGGCGTCATTAGCTCGCACGGGGAAGCGAGCCGGTTTTTTGTGACGTTCCTGGACAATCACGATCAGCAGGAGCGCTTCTATTTTAGCGGGGAAGACGCGCCGGGCCGATTCGAGGACCAACTCATTCTGGGCATCGGCTGCTTGTTCACGCTCCAGGGCATTCCGTGTTTGTACTATGGGACGGAGCAAGGGCTGCATGGCCGGGGCAATGGCGACGCCGCTGTGCGCGAAGCGTTATGGGGAAAGCCGAACGCGTTCGACGAGCAGACAGAGTTGTATGGAAAGGTGCAACGGCTGGCAGCGGTTCGCGGCGCGCAACCGGCCCTGCGTTATGGCCGGCAATATTTTCGTCCGATCTCCTCCCGCGGCGGCGCCCAATTTGGGATCTCGCCGTTCTCCCCGGGCGTCCTGGCTTTTTCCAGGATCTTGAACGACCAGGAAATCCTGGTGGTCGCGAACTGCAACACCGAGGCGAGCTGGACCGGCGAGGTGATCGTGGATTTTTCACTTAACCCGGCGGGCTCGACCTACGAGGTGCTCTTCACGAACAAGACTGTGGCGGGGGCGGCCGCGCCGGGACCGGTTGTAGAGAGAAGCGCCGGAAGCATCGAGATTCACGAGGTGAACGGAAGTATAACGAATGGCCCAACGCGGGTCCTGTCCCTCACGCTTCGGGAAATGGAAATCCAAATCCTCGGTAAGCGCAGCTGA